Proteins from a single region of Oryza brachyantha chromosome 6, ObraRS2, whole genome shotgun sequence:
- the LOC102707225 gene encoding O-fucosyltransferase 8 encodes MAAAPAQMAAARVGATNIGRLRHGKAAAWASASAARGGGGVTAWHLRVFAGVVGVMGCLLLVASLMMSAVHQVQFRNGAISRGFRGLQELKQNSVRTEESEQIMHPRLLEMATSVIMKNKSDSDSVQFSLWEEPYKQARKWKPCAAKHSLPDEVPEENNNGFILISANGGLNQQRVAVCNAVVVAALLNATLVLPRFLYSSVWKDTSQFGDIYQEDYFVNYMKSDVHIVKDLPPHLQSLDLEEIGSQITDMDISKEAIPTEFIKIALPILQQNGVVHFMGFGNRLGFDSVPVHLQRLRCRCNFHALKFVPEIQQAGSLLVQRLRRAGAMQTEMDKQLFGSNMVDDAALAAGVGAGEPSRYLALHMRFEEDMVAYSLCEFGGGDAERKELQAYRETHFPTLAMRLRNTSVSPEEQRSLGRCPLTPEEAGLVLAALGYDRRTFIYVAGSQIYGGAARLRPLTRLFPNLVTKEDVLSSGELAPFKNFSSRLAALDFIACASADVFAVTDSGSQLSSLVSGYRVYHGRGRSPTLHPNRKRYAQILGEEEGGGGNGVRWGGFQRRVRNMVEEYKRVSARPRGRSVYRQPRTPGCMCRAAGDGSVDF; translated from the exons atggcggcggcgccggcgcagatggcggcggcgagggtcggGGCGACCAACATCGGGAGGCTGCGCCatgggaaggcggcggcgtgggcgtcggcgtcggcggcgaggggtggtggcggcgtgACGGCGTGGCACCTCAGGGTGTTCGCCGGCGTGGTCGGCGTGATGGGGTGCCTCCTGCTCGTCGCCTCGCTGATGATGTCGGCCGTCCACCAGGTGCAGTTCAGGAACGGCGCCATCTCCAGGGGCTTCAGGGGCCTTCAG GAGCTGAAGCAAAATTCAGTAAGGACGGAGGAGTCAGAGCAGATAATGCACCCAAGGCTGTTGGAAATGGCAACTTCAGTTATCATGAAG AACAAGTCTGACAGTGACAGTGTGCAATTTTCTCTATGGGAAGAGCCCTACAAACAAGCCCGGAAATGGAAGCCCTGTGCTGCAAAGCACAGCTTACCTGATGAAG TGCCTGAGGAGAACAACAATGGGTTCATTCTGATCAGCGCAAATGGCGGTCTGAACCAACAGCGGGTGGCT GTGTGTAATGCCGTTGTCGTCGCAGCTCTGCTTAATGCTACACTAGTCCTTCCCAGATTTCTTTACAGCAGTGTGTGGAAGGACACAAG TCAGTTTGGTGACATCTATCAGGAAGACTACTTTGTGAACTACATGAAAAGTGATGTGCACATTGTGAAAGACTTGCCTCCCCATCTCCAGTCACTGGATCTTGAAGAAATCGGCAGCCAA ATCACTGACATGGATATCTCGAAGGAGGCCATACCGACTGAATTCATCAAAATTGCACTCCCAATTCTCCAGCAGAATGGCGTTGTCCATTTCATGGGATTCGGCAACCGGCTCGGCTTCGACTCGGTGCCTGTTCATCTGCAG AGGCTGCGATGCAGGTGCAACTTCCACGCGCTCAAGTTCGTCCCGGAGATCCAGCAGGCGGGGTCTCTTCTGGTCCAGCGGCTGCGCAGAGCCGGCGCGATGCAGACGGAGATGGACAAGCAGCTGTTCGGGAGTAACATGGTCGACGACgcggccctcgccgccggagtgggcgccggcgagccgagCAGGTACCTTGCGCTGCACATGAGGTTCGAGGAGGACATGGTGGCGTACTCGCTCTGCGaattcggcggcggcgacgcggagagGAAGGAGCTGCAGGCGTACAGGGAGACCCACTTCCCGACGCTCGCCATGCGCCTCCGGAACAC GTCGGTGTCGCCGGAGGAGCAGCGCAGCCTGGGGCGGTGCCCGCTGACGCCCGAGGAAGCCGGGCTCGTGCTCGCCGCGCTCGGCTACGACCGTCGGACGTTCATCTACGTCGCCGGGTCCCAGATatacggcggcgccgcgcgcctccgcccccTGACGCGGCTGTTCCCGAACCTGGTCACCAAGGAGGACGTCCTCTCCTCCGGCGAGCTAGCGCCATTCAAGAACTTCTCTTCCCGG CTTGCGGCGCTGGACTTCATCGCGTGCGCATCGGCCGACGTATTCGCGGTGACGGACTCCGGCAGTCAGCTGTCGTCGCTGGTGTCGGGGTACCGCGTGTACCACGGCAGGGGGCGGTCGCCGACGCTGCACCCGAACAGGAAGCGGTACGCGCAGATCctgggcgaggaggagggcggtggcggcaatGGTGTCCGCTGGGGCGGGTTCCAGAGGAGGGTGAGGAACATGGTGGAGGAGTACAAGCGGGTGAGCGCGCGGCCGAGGGGACGGAGCGTCTACCGGCAGCCGAGGACGCCCGGCTGCATGTGcagggccgccggcgacggcagcgtcGACTTCTGA
- the LOC102715311 gene encoding exopolygalacturonase-like → MAILRVLFLMAVVCAAAHAAKDAKEDKKKDSDAPAAAPEGAESGPGGSLDISKLGGSGDGKTDSTKAFDEAWAKACAGTGKQTILVPKGDYVTGPLNFTGPCKGDVTIQLDGNLLGSTDLAKFKSNWIEILRVDNLAITGKGKIDGQGPSVWSKNSCAKKYDCKILPNSLVLDFVNNGLISGITLLNSKFFHLNLYKCKNVTVKDVTVTAPGDSPNTDGIHMGDSTQINIIDTTIGTGDDCISIGPGSEGINITGVTCGPGHGISVGSLGRYKDEKDVTDVTVKDCTLKKTSNGVRIKSYEDAASTLTASKFTYENIEMDDVANPIIIDMKYCPNKICTANGNSKVTIKDITFKNITGTSSTPEAVSLLCSEKLPCSGVTMNDVKVEYKGTNNKTMAVCNNAKGTATGCLKELACF, encoded by the exons ATGGCCATCCTCCGGGTCCTGTTCCTCATGGCGGTGGtgtgcgcggcggcgcacgcggccaAGGACGCGAAGGAGGACAAGAAGAAGGACAGCgacgctccggcggcggcgccggaggggGCGGAGTCGGGCCCCGGCGGGTCGCTCGACATCAGCAAgctcggcggcagcggcgacgggaAGACGGACAGCACCAAGGCGTTCGACGAGGCGTGGGCGAAGGCGTGCGCCGGCACCGGCAAGCAGACGATCCTGGTCCCCAAGGGCGACTACGTGACGGGGCCCCTCAACTTCACCGGGCCCTGCAAGGGCGACGTCACCATCCAGCTCGACGGCAACCTGCTCGGCTCCACCGACCTGGCCAAGTTCAAGTCCAACTGGATCGAGATCCTCCGCGTCGACAACCTCGCCATCACCGGCAAGGGCAAGATCGACGGCCAGGGCCCCTCCGTCTGGAGCAAGAACTCCTGCGCCAAGAAATACGACTGCAAGATCCTCCCCAAC TCGCTGGTGCTGGACTTCGTGAACAACGGGCTCATCTCCGGGATCACTCTGCTGAACTCCAAGTTCTTCCACCTGAACCTGTACAAGTGCAAGAACGTGACGGTGAAGGACGTGACCGTCACCGCGCCGGGCGACAGCCCCAACACCGACGGCATCCACATGGGCGACTCGACCCAGATCAACATCATCGACACGACCATCGGCACCGGCGATGACTGCATCTCCATCGGCCCCGGCAGCGAGGGCATCAACATCACCGGCGTCACCTGCGGCCCCGGCCACGGCATCAGCGTCGGCAGCCTCGGCAGGTACAAGGACGAGAAGGACGTCACCGACGTCACCGTCAAGGACTGCACCCTCAAGAAGACCTCCAATGGCGTCCGCATCAAGTCCTACGAGGACGCCGCCTCCACCCTCACCGCCTCCAAGTTCACCTACGAGAACATCGAGATGGACGACGTCGCCAACCCCATCATCATCGACATGAAGTACTGCCCCAACAAGATCTGCACCGCCAACGGCAACTCCAAGGTCACCATCAAGGACATCACCTTCAAGAACATCACCGgcacctcctccacccccgaggccgtcagcctcctctgcTCCGAGAAGCTCCCCTGCAGCGGCGTCACCATGAACGACGTCAAGGTCGAGTACAAGGGCACCAACAACAAGACCATGGCCGTCTGCAACAATGCCAAGGGCACTGCCACCGGCTGCCTCAAGGAGCTCGCCTGCTTCTGA
- the LOC102707503 gene encoding 50S ribosomal protein L1 gives MAHLRLLLSHSARRHTRPCSLLSLLRFSSDSGSGTGPTPPPPPVKPVSYAPKPQSTAEEAPAAAEDAAPSDGPVSQPPPPRRSQEPPQRQWTREELRFVKDAVPAVTPVSYPARVAPLPEDWPAEEVPQEGPAEEGLRGEAERIEMEATRGRRSFFGMQVEEEQVPYPTLIPVEKRPQKVAIDLVDAIREIKTSADEKKRNFTETVEAHVMLGVDPRRGDQMVRGALTLPHGTGKTVRVAVFAEGPAADEARAAGADVVGGDELIEEIRTGGGKLSFDKCIATPMFMPRLSKVARILGPRGLMPNPKLGSVTNDVSGAVKAAKSGRVDFKIDKTAIVHVGLGKVNFSDESLRENIGAFVHALLLAKPVGLKKTSKYVGYVKKFTLSSTMGPGFPVTIPSLSAAADHYNKVQAS, from the exons atggctcacctccgcctcctcctctcccactCGGCCCGCCGCCACACGCGGCCGTGCAGTCTCCTCTCGCTCCTCCGCTTCTCGTCTGACTCCGGTTCCGGTACCGgcccaacgccgccgccgcctcctgtcAAGCCCGTCTCGTACGCCCCGAAGCCGCAGTCCACGGCCGAGgaggcccccgccgccgcggaggacgCGGCCCCGAGCGATGGCCCCGTCTCTCAgcccccgccgccgaggagaTCGCAGGAGCCGCCGCAGCGGCAGTGGACGCGGGAGGAGTTGCGGTTCGTGAAGGACGCGGTGCCCGCGGTCACGCCGGTGTCGTACCCCGCCAGGGTCGCGCCGCTTCCAGAGGACtggccggcggaggaggtgccCCAGGAGgggccggcggaggaggggctgCGGGGCGAGGCCGAGCGGATCGAGATGGAGGCCACCCGGGGCAGGAGGAGCTTCTTCGGGATGCAGGTGGAAGAGGAGCAGGTGCCCTACCCGACGCTCATACCGGTGGAGAAGCGACCGCAGAAGGTCGCCATTGATCTAGTCGACGCCATCCGCGAAATCAAG ACCAGTGCAGATGAAAAGAAGCGGAATTTTACTGAAACAGTTGAAGCCCATGTGATGTTAGGTGTTGATCCACGTCGTGGTGACCAG ATGGTGCGTGGTGCGCTAACTTTGCCTCATGGCACTGGCAAG actGTTAGGGTAGCGGTATTTGCGGAAGGCCCTGCAGCAGATGAAGCTAGAGCAGCTGGAGCcgatgttgttggtggtgaTGAGCTGATTGAGGAGATCCGCACAG GAGGTGGCAAACTGAGCTTTGACAAGTGCATTGCAACCCCTATGTTCATGCCTCGTCTTTCGAAG GTTGCTAGAATATTGGGTCCACGTGGTTTGATGCCAAATCCTAAG CTAGGATCTGTGACAAATGATGTTTCTGGTGCTGTCAAAGCGGCAAAATCAGGCCGGGTCGATTTCAAAATAGATAAAACAGCTATAGTGCATGTTGGTCTTGGGAAG GTAAATTTTTCTGATGAGAGTTTGCGTGAAAATATTGGTGCTTTTGTACATGCACTCCTACTGGCTAAGCCGGTGGGATTAAAGAAAA CTTCAAAGTATGTTGGGTACGTGAAGAAGTTCACATTGAGTAGCACG ATGGGGCCTGGATTTCCTGTAACCATACCATCATTATCTGCGGCAGCTGATCATTATAACAAGGTCCAAGCCAGCTAA